The Coffea arabica cultivar ET-39 chromosome 9c, Coffea Arabica ET-39 HiFi, whole genome shotgun sequence nucleotide sequence GTTGCTTTCTGATGAATCAGTGAATCCAGAGCTTGAAAAGTTGCATTTTGCCTGCAAAGAATGGGGCTTCTTCCAGGTTTGTCATTTCGTATTTGTATATGCATATATTAGGTACTGTTGTTGACCTAATAATGGAGTCTGATTGTAATAGTATTTGCTCAAAATCTACTAGTCATTTCAATTTGGTTTTTACCACAACTTTAACTTACTTTcaagggaataaaataattcTGAAATATTTATTATGTTAATAAATATGACTTTTCAGGACTGTAGGTAAATGATATATCTTGCcacaagtattttttttttttttcatattgaaatgcttcttttcttgtaatTATCCAGAAATTTTATGCCAAAAGCAAGCATGCCTACCCTATTATATGAACTCATTTGGTTTTCTCTAGTAGTAGTACATAATGCATGACTAGAATGTAATAGGAGTgatctccttttctttcctgcTTTTCCTAGGATCTCCTTTGAATTGTTATACAAGGACAATCATCTAATTTAAATTGATATACATGCCTGCTGTTAAAATGGAGAAGTGTTATAATAGTCAGCACCAAATAAGTAGTGACTGTACAATTTGTCACCAGCTGATTAATCATGGAGTGAGCTCTtcacactacaagaaaattgcgtTTCTGTAACAGGCGAAAGTCATCACTAAAAATTCAGAAGTCGTCACAAAAAAAGTCAGTGACGACTTTTACTGCTGTCACAGAGCTGTCACTAGTTCTATGTCACAAAAGGGGGTTCATGTGACGACTGTTGAAAGTCGTCACAAACAATTTCGCTTTTGTGATGACTCTTGTCGTCACTCATTGTTGTACATTGTGTGACGACTTTTATTGTCACTAAGCTGGCTAAATTCTTGTCATAGTCAACCCTTGGAGTTGTCACATTATGCTTCCGttcagtgacgacttttgttGTCATTGTTTTCCATCCATAAAAAGTGACGACTTTCTGGTGTCACTAGTGAAACTTGTTggcagtgacaacttttttattgtcatttatttttttgtaaaaagcaATAATCTAATGTTAATTACGCAACATAGCtgccaacaatcacaaaacgtTCATTGAGTagcaaggagaaaaaaaaagccaaCATACGAAAAGAAAGCCAACATTCATTTCCAATAGAAGATCAAcccaaatacatatatatatatatataaatgttgcCTCAAATGAGTCATAAACCATGCACCATCCAAAATAAGCCATTCAGTTACAATACTAGTGATTTCCCATCCACAATAGAGAGTAGTAAAGTTCTATACAAAAATATGAGCACGATTCCCATCTAGAACAAAACATGAGCACGATAGGCCTTGTAGTCTTCAATTCAAAAACCATCTTCACAGCAATGACtggcttcttcttcttgggAATCGTGTTAGAACCTACACGTTACCAAAATTGAAGCAATGAGCACTGGTGTTAAAACTGGAACTACACTTCTAGTTAGGCACCATATTATAAAAACTAATGTCACTCTAATTTGAAATTATATCAATCTAAGTAAATTGCTTAACACaaaaataaagtgaaattaTAGCAAATAAGACATTGAATGTATATTCTGTGAAATATAGAATAACAATACAAACACAATAAATATCTGCATGTTCACAAATATATAtgcaataacaataacaataacaacaataaaatcCTAAAATCATTGAGAGCCTAGATGATCGTGAACCACACATGTATATGCATCATATGTTTCAACACCAAGCCACATTTCATTCAGTTCATCTATTAGAGGCTCCATGTAAACATCAATCTCATTTCCCGGGGATTTAGGCCCAGGAATTAGCATTGATAGGAAAAGGAAAGGATCTCTCATACACTTCCAAGGGGGCAGATTGTATGGCACTAGATAAATAGGCCAGATGCTATAAGCACTAGTCATGGTCCCAAAAGGATTGAAACCATCAGTTGCAAGACCTAATCTCACATTTCTAGGATCAACGGCGAAGTCCGGATGCAACCTATCAAAGTGTTTCCATGCTTCACTGTCTGCTGGATGCCGCATGATGTTATCATCATGCACACACTTTTCTTTATGCCATCTCATATCTGAAGCTATTTCTTTGTGGGTATATAATCGTTGCACCCTAGGCTTCAAAGGAAAGTAACGCAAAACTTTGCGTGGAACTCTTGAACCTGCCATCTTGTAGCGAGGTTCTTTACAATTTAGATTTGGACAAgtgtcaaaattttcattttccttgcGGAAGAGAACACAATCATTGACACAAGCATGGATTTTTTCAGATTTAAAACCTAAGTCTCGAATGAGCTTCTTAGCATCAGCAAAAGACTTGGGAACTGTGGCTTCAGGAGGTAGTGCATGCctaaaaatttccagcaatgcATTGAAGGACTTTATAGTCCACCCGCTCATTGTTTTCAAATGGAGCAAAGTGACTACAAAGGATAGCTTTGAGTAAAAATGATTCCCTAGATACAGCTCCTTTTTTGCATCTTCTAACAATTTAAGAAAGTTATTTGTGTCACTATGATTCGCATTTAGACTATCATCCGTTGATTCTTCCCTACCAGCCCAATTGTCCCCCCATTGTGCTGTCCCAATGTCGTGCAACATGTCATTTAAATCTTCAGTATCACTATCCTCCTCTCCATCCCCATGTTTAGTACTATCCCCACAATTTTGGTGTCGAAATTGTTCCCCATGGTGTATCCATCTTGTGTAGCTTTTACGAATGTCTTGAGTCAATAAGTGATCCTCCACAATTGTTTTAGTTTGGTTACAAAAATTATTGCATTGTGTACATGGGCAtgggattttctgattttcaactttttgagaATATGCAAACTTGAGGAAATTTTTAACTCCGAGTTCATAAGCCTTGTCCTTCCTATTGCTaatcttcatccaagttgtgacgcccccacttctccctaaggcgaaccaaagggtatccgcgggacgcctgcctagctctcgccaggactcaagcaattccattcaacttaTAGCCGGACCACACAATACAAGCCAATAACTTAGATATAATAAATGCGGAAGTATTCAAACTTAATAATAGTCATCCATTCTCCAAACCACACGTCAGATTACAGATTACATTTCGTCCAAAGGTTACATTTCCATACCAAAAGTACAATTCCAAAACCAAAGGCATAACCAAAAGTAATAACAAgccctaaacaaaagtacatcaagagGGCTTCTCCATTTTACCTCCAagttcaaacctgttaaggaaaacaaatctacagggtgagcaaaacgctcgtgaggccaagaacacacatgcagacaCATAGTTCAGATAACACCCAAATGACAATTCAGGTAAtagcttgcaagtaattaataacgccaacaaaatgtaaccagaaacaattcaaggatatggaagctctcaggagctaggtTCCACATTTGCCGATGTCATTTGTATATCTccccgtgatgactctccgtcaaccgggttgatatttttatatccgtagttcaccacttacttctcatccgtccaccatacactaCTTCGgacccgcacgacatttataaggcgatactttacgagtatgccaagcgagatctctcaatagatcaagcttatcatgtgaatctcatggttcaccgaggttcccgaccaagtccatgtcggctcgagttccaaggtcggcctatgagtttgggcgtcccccatgtatcatgtaaatgtcgaggagattcactccatcgacgtatgcaatcatagcataccatgtcataTATTCAAGCATTCAacaggtttaagcatgtattttaggtcatgtaaaccaggcaGAGCATGTTAGACATGAGTCATTCGTgccaaatgagaacgagtgcgattaagtacacactcgactccatttttttcaaaatcaaatagaataagcatgtaatcaggtaagtcaagcatgaatcaagactttagagttcaagtaggcatacacttgacactcacccgTTATGCAAGTAAGTaatattttctggaagttcaagtgtgcacggtaggatcctcttgaaggtcctcgtgtgcgcctgggCAAATAATAACGTATTATCAttcatatatcccaattatcaaggaagattgtacactagtacaatctaaggaaattccACGAAatcgaacctcaattactcgcaaatcgaggttcaattagagtttcttaaagtacaggagcatttgggtttttatcttggaaatCGAGGTTAAAATGTTTGCATAATGTCGAAAGAATAAAAAGTTCTTGGAAATCTCTATTTCCttaaaagttggaaaatttcagttttgatatggatctttgaaaaatcgtatctcactcgatacaagtctaaaattggaaaaatttataccgttggaaacctcttggaaattactaaaagttcttagaagacactgttCCACGAATctaaatggaaggtattcaaaaatgagtttAAAGTTGCTGTCCCAgatcacccaggattgagccggcgttggtttttcgctaactttggaaattcggcagaattcactcgttgcaaaccagcccttgaaatttatagctcaattagaggtgTAAGTAAGGTTTAGGGTAGAACAAAcggatcgagaatcggagtttcgagcaccaagatatggtagctcaaagttgggaaaaattcaagactgttacaaaatttccagatttggttccgactttggaccttttgttaagtgtcgaaacggacttgaattgataccaaattttgcagtataatactaccatatgaagggtatctctctatcaaatttcatggaaaaataccctcggaaaggtggttaatcaatcaatcaaagtttggaaaaatccttaaggcaatctgtccaaatctaagGTTTCAAAAACGAGGCAGtcgccgtattttgatcataactccctCAATGTAATTCagaattgggaatggttgatagtgttagaaaatTCATTCACAGGGgtaaaatttcatagaagaaatcgtttcaagtttcagcatgcaactagctcgaaattaagcctaaagttgcagcatcatcaaatcatttcggcagaacggagaaacaggacagccgacttcagatgaatggtgtggctcacacacatgaaaacagaatgtgcattatacaccgttggaaacatgggaacgtctagtttcaaatgccgctaacggaacttgatttcgacgtcggagtacggagttatggacgaaatacAAACACTGGTCTGAATTACGACGAAACCGTTTTCCAGATTactagtttttgaaataaattcgtttgacccaccaaaactcagtatttttcaatgaaCATTTTTAAACAACtactacaacatataaacaacacaatcaagccattaaatcctcaaatttctgcattaaagtgaccgaacagagcaggggtaaaatgggaaCTTTTTGCTTCAAGAGTTCAATAACGTTTCTGGCAACAAAGCACATTTAATCTACTTCCTTAAGCTCTAATTCAGCAAtaaaaccatcatcaaacatcatcacagccatcaacccaaagtgggagttcatagagcccacatttaacaattttccAACATCCACAACAATCCATAAGAGATCAAGAGCTAAAAGATATACTAGACTTCCAAAAATCAAAGTTAGAAGGCTAGATTAAGACTTACTCTTAGTTGATGTTTAAGACAGAGATTCGGTCCTTTTGAAGCCtgaagaaaccgtgaaagctcctccCCTTTTCAGTTTAATGTGTTGTCCAAGTGTAAAGCTAAGTGTATgtgaagttttggttgaatCTATGGAGGTTTGGTTGTGATTTTTGTGAGATTTGTAGAAGGAAATGGTGAAGAGCTGCGGCTGTGCTATCCGTCCATTGCAGTAGCAGAAATGAAATGTGATTCAGATGCCTTTGCGTACAAAAGACGCTTGACGTCTAATATTTTAAGTACGTAAAATTTTAATTGCAACTAGTGCCCTACGCGCGCGTCTTGTGTTCGATTTCTCTcacgtttgttgcactagtgcactaaacctctaggacacttacatttatataaatattattcattcttaattgtcccaaaataattgtccaaagtccctcaattaagcgcgcacgtgaaacacgtatttctaatttagacgcaataaaaattgaaacctttgagaaattcttataacgatcgaaCCACTAGCTATCACTCGTGTTTTTAAAcctaaattttctattttaggaccattgtataggTCTCAAATtttgagcttattgtactcccaattggctaaagtgtttagacacgttttcactttttcgcTAAACaagcttaaaaaaaatataatttttgaaatgaggcgctttaaaaatataacgaatcTATAAAACTATGTATTTcggtctaataaggctagaaaatattattcgtgacaaaaatccaaataaataattactttagccaaaattagggatttaaaaaaaattatagaattttcgagtcctcacatcttctcccccttaagaaatttcgtcctcgaaatttaccttgattgacgaacaggtctggatacttttcttgaattgcttcttcgacctcccaagttgcttcctccaacccatggttcttccagaggaccttcactaatggtatctgtttattcctcaattcctttACCTTCCTATCCAAAAGTTtaaccggtttctcctcataggttaaggtctcatcaatctcaacattTTCCGGTTGTAAGACGTGAGAAGGGTccggatgatacttcttaattccaacttataggctacactccccacacgttggataaccttataaggccctacaaatcttggttgtaatttcttttctttcccggACTTCAACCTTGCTTTCAGaggtgtaatcttgagaaatactaAATCTCCAACATTAAACTCCAATTCTTTTCTCCGATTATCagcataactcttttggcggCTCTGGGCAACCTGAATTCTTTGTCGTACCaactttaccttttcattagcttcctcaatccaagatactgtGGTCGGATTTAGGACtttccgttcacctatttcgtcccaacaaattggagacctacatttccgaccataaagtgcctcatacggtgccatctgaatagaagagtggaaactattattgtaggcaaattccactaaagtcaaaaacttactccaattttcTCCAAAGTCCATAAcacaagtccttaacatgtcctcaagtgTTTGTATTGTCCTTTCCGACTGTTCgtcagtctggggatgataagtgatactaaagttcaatttagtccccaatacttcttgcatcttttgccaaaatctcgaaacaaatctcggATCCCTGTCGGACACAATACACACAGGTATGCCATGcaacctaatgatctcatccaaatacaatttAACCAACTTTTCCAACGGGTACTTCatgttaatcggcagaaaatgggccgatttggtcaatctatccactattacccaaatcgcatcatggcCTTTCTGTGTTCTTGGTAACcccgatacaaaatccatagtgatattctcccatttccactcaggtatttctaggggttgcaaaagtcctgacggtttctgatgttcggctttaacctgttgacaaattaagcaggtttggacaaattgggcaatttcttttttcatgttttcccaccaatacagactctttaagtcttggtacattttattccctcctggatgtaccgtaaactttgatcggtgtgcctcttccaagATTTCctttctaagcccttcatcctttggcacaacTACCCGATTCggaaatctcaatattccatctgaccCCAAATTAAAATCTGTCTTGTCTTCCATTTTACCCTTTTCCGCCCATTTTTGCACGTCCGTGTCCTTTCCTTGAAATTCCTTAATGCGTTCCAATAGAGTGGAAGTTActacaatattccccaaaattaccTTCCTTGGTTCCGATCGAGGATTCCAGTAACTCACTTCTTCCAATAATTGaaactccttaatcatcaatccagccatttgtacttgacgactcaaggcatcggccactacattagctttccctggatggtacttgatagtacaatcatagtcttccaaaaatttcatccatctacgttgtcttaaattcagctccttttgagaaaacaagtacttaaggcttttgtggtctgtaaaaatctcaaatgttACTCCATACAAACTGTCATGCAGTTCTTTTTCTTACCTTTTTCAGAGCAGTTTGAAAATCATGTGCCATATTTTGAGTCTTGGTTCCaataaaaagaggaaaaaaattccTTTTTGTAGTTAAAAATAATTGAGAATTAATGACATAGCTGCAATTTCAGCACCTGAACTTCAACATGTTATGTTATCCTTTGTTTCTACATTCATTTATTGATGATTGAATATTATCTACTGTTGCTAtaaactcacaaaagaaaaaaaatacaattaatCTGCTGAGATGGAAAAGAAATTGCTCCAGTATTTAGTTTTAGGGTGAAAATGATAATTATTAAATGGATACACTTGATGGAAATTTGTTCATCTTTCATTTGagtcaattttattttgaaCTTTTTCCCTCTAAAAATATCCCTCCATGTAGTAACATCTTCTCAGGTTCTTTCTTCTTTATATTTTCTCCCTCCCagataaaattaaaagatgttaAAGCCAGATACCTCTACGATGTTATGGAACAAAGTCAATAAAAGAAGAACCGTACACAGAAATTTCTCAAGATACAAACTGAAAATGCAACATTTCAGAAGCCCAAATTGCCTCGGATAATGGCAAGGAAATGAAGCCTTTCGGGGGCAGGACAGAAGCCATTGGATAATGAGCTAACAAAaacaagggaaaattaaaatgtaGGTTCGAAAATGGCAAGGAAATGAAGAACAAAGGGGGAATACATATATGAAAATCTTAACTATTACAAAAGATTAACCATTGTATGACTAAACACACATTGCACAACAACATGTTAACGGCAATTGAAACCCCAAAACAGTTTTCTGGCCAGTTCCCAAACGTGTAAAATTCTAGTAAAGTGCATGCTTGATTACCAcagagagagcgagagagagagaaccaGAGAGTAAATTACATGGTATGGCATAAAGTACATTTAAAACAGCCAAATAAATTAGGCAAATCAGTCAAGTTCTCTTCCCCTTAAGGAAGCAATTAAATGGCACGACAAATTGTTTAATTTCTCTTTCATCCAACCAAATTAATGCAGTCAAAAAATGTTCGCATTTCATAGCTCCTCAAAGAAAGCCGGTTCTGACCATCCTAATCACAAAAAGGTTCcatcaaaatataaagcaagCAATTTTTGGTTTAATCAGTCCAAATTTCTCGAAAACAGTGAAAAAatccacaaaagaaaaaaaattcttggatGAACCCTAACACTGTTCATACTCCAGATCGCAAGTGTTTCGGATGCGATTTGGCCAAGAGTATTACCTTCCCCACTGCTAATTAACAATCTAGTTCATAAATTAGTCTTTACAATAGAAGGTTGAGCagcttttgaaagaaaaaaaaaacacataccGCACAATTAGCTGAAGAGGGGGTCGGAGAAAAGTCTAAGCTGAAGTCGCGGAACGAGGAGGGAGCTTGGAAGTGTTCTGACTTCGCTTCTTCGGCGAGCTTGACCTGAAGATTGGCACTCGTCAATGGTGCTTTAGAGGAGCATTTTGCGGAAGCAGAAGGTGTTTGAGGTCCAGAGTTTTTCGGTGTTCACCATAGGAAGGAAAGACTGAGAATGAAATTTGTCTAAGTGTTGGAAGAGAGAAGCGGTGACTTTCATAGTAATGCATATAGATGATGGCATGATTCAGTGATCAAATGAAAGTTTATTGCTCTTATGAGTCAGTAAAATCCTCGTACTTAGAACTCCAATGCTCaaacaaatcaattaacaatcaaATAGTAATAGGGAGCCATTGGTGCTCCAAATAaccagtggtggagacgttggttctaagcacatgATTTTTCAAgcactcattggagccaaattatgtcatggcacacacacaaatacaaatgatatgcaatcgagtaaccaatacaagaattagttcgaaaagtaactttgcaaATAGTTATGAAaccactcaccaaccacaactcatgaaccatccatcatagatcattgccttgatcaagtccaagctctagattacaaatatcatgtcaagcaAAGGGAATTCTAAAAGCATCAAGTTCCTATTACCTTTGGGCATTTTAATCACCATTGAAGCTACACTTCtccgattgaaacgaatcttatggcgttacgaagctaagacatataccaacatttcttatgaaaacctccaaagccaaattatacattttcatggtcaaaaagcaaaatcttagagaaaaaaaaaggaaactggCCATGAAATAGGGCTTAAGGGCAGTCacgggtatttcagtcatttcataggttacagtactccaatcgatctgaaattttgcaggtaggtAGCTAACTCAaatctctacaactttcatgttttggccaagggCTGATTCAGCCTTTAACATAGTCGAACATACAGTGCAGAAACAGCATAGATTTGAAACTCTAAACTGAAATTAAccccacaagcggaaattttcttTAGGAAATCACATCTAGCATATACAAGTTTCATTTCACACACCACTAAGCCATCAATCCATGGCATATGTTTAAGCATCAAATAAAgacaaaattcaccaaaaattctgaAATATATCAAACTCTACTTCAAATCATGAAATCCTCCACAAAgtagcatataaccatcactaataccaattaaggctagaaattccaccttaacactagaataacTTCTACTGATCACATACATGCCaaaatcaaagatgaaataCTTAGATAAAGTCTAAAAATTAGTGAATATcatcatcccaacttccaatTCACAATAATCTCCATAAATCATCAAGATCAATAAGTTAATCACaagattaaagaacaaaagaagcttCTAAGGATTATACCTCCCAATCACCTTGAAACAGGCAAAGCAAACCCTTGTCCTCTCAAAACTTTCCACCCTTACCTTGCTATCACCTTCGATgtgaagttaatcggagtagatatCGGAAATTGGAAGAAACCCCTCAAAATTTAGTgaaggaatcaaaggaaaagaaatgagGTTTTCTCTATTAGTTTTGCTCCCAAGAGGTTCGGTCAGCTTGGAGGAGAAAGAAAAGTGGGTTTTAAAACCCCAAATGAAGTCAAAAGATGAAACTTAATTATTAAGAAAACTGTCCGTGACAGAATCTGGCCAGAATCTGGTCGGATATCCGGCCGGAAAGTCGGCCGAATTCAAGGCAGTGGgaaatcaaaaatttttcaaaactccaggccaatccggccaagtatctGGCCAAGAATTGGccagatttccggccggattctccaaAAACATTttcaaccagaaatttttctttcttcgtcTTTCGGGGCATCACATGAATAAtagaaaaaccctaatctaaacaATGACTAGTCCCTCATCTCGTTGGTTTTTCCACcgaataaggaaaacaaagagatAAGGCAACAACTaaagtttccttctttcttGTTTCCTAATGCTAGTAAACTACTAGTCACGAAAGGAAAGACATTGGTTTAGCACATCTTGGAGCCGGATTTGTAAGGATTCTCAAGGCTTCCCACGTGCACGGTATTTTCTCAAGAAAATCACCCTTTTTAGTATTTTTCTGCTCCACTTCCTATAATTAGattcaaataccaaatataagtatatttcaacaattaaaacaatatttggcaaggacaaaaaggaaaattaaccataaaattaataacaaattatgccctatcaattccccccacacctaaaccgtgcttgttctcaagcatgagaacaataaatcaaataataaaattcaaacaatggctattgctcaAATCAtctattgccaagatacaattaaaacatatgTCAAGCATTAGTGATTAAGTTTCAAGAAATATTTCTCCGGTTATCTTGCAAAATCAAagacttttccaatttttgactttctaatctaagaatataaaatattcaactaaCATTCGTAA carries:
- the LOC140014424 gene encoding uncharacterized protein, which gives rise to MKISNRKDKAYELGVKNFLKFAYSQKVENQKIPCPCTQCNNFCNQTKTIVEDHLLTQDIRKSYTRWIHHGEQFRHQNCGDSTKHGDGEEDSDTEDLNDMLHDIGTAQWGDNWAGREESTDDSLNANHSDTNNFLKLLEDAKKELYLGNHFYSKLSFVVTLLHLKTMSGWTIKSFNALLEIFRHALPPEATVPKSFADAKKLIRDLGFKSEKIHACVNDCVLFRKENENFDTCPNLNCKEPRYKMAGSRVPRKVLRYFPLKPRVQRLYTHKEIASDMRWHKEKCVHDDNIMRHPADSEAWKHFDRLHPDFAVDPRNVRLGLATDGFNPFGTMTSAYSIWPIYLVPYNLPPWKCMRDPFLFLSMLIPGPKSPGNEIDVYMEPLIDELNEMWLGVETYDAYTCVVHDHLGSQ